A region from the Salvia splendens isolate huo1 chromosome 15, SspV2, whole genome shotgun sequence genome encodes:
- the LOC121767152 gene encoding berberine bridge enzyme-like 8 has product MKVSSILTLNFMLLALISCSQASSSTNNFLKCLSKKFNNYPSISNNIYTPINSTYSSILQITIQNPRFATNSTSKPIAIITPQHESQIPPLIHCAKHSGLQIRTRSGGHDFEGLSYVSRAPFVIVDLIKFSQVTVDVDHKTVWVGVGATIGSLYYAISEKSPVLGFPAGLCPTVGIGGHFSGGGYGPMMRKHGIAADHVIDARIVDVNGRILDRKSMGEDLFWAIRGGGGASFGIIVDWKVELVDFPETVTVFRVSRTLEQNATGLIHRWQHVAPKLEKDLLIGIMLSRTNSNQSKNGMTVVASFYSLFLGPIERLLVIMEQSFPELGLVREDCRETSWIQAMVFISGVPIETPKEVLLNRTDPNTRRPFKGKSNYVKQPIPESGLEGLWRHFFEQEAESVLFSMNPYGGRMAEISESAIPFPHRAGNLYKMLQVVFWGEDENRDSDKYVKWSRRVDKYLTPYVSRNPREAYLNYRDLDLGVNEVEGVTSYEKASVWGKRYFKNNFDRLVRIKTRVDPKNFFRNEQSIPPLN; this is encoded by the coding sequence ATGAAAGTTTCGAGCATTCTAACTCTCAATTTCATGCTTCTTGCCCTCATTTCATGCTCACAAGCTTCATCTTCTACTAATAATTTTCTCAAATGTCTATCcaaaaaattcaacaactaCCCTTCCATTTCCAACAACATCTACACCCCAATCAACTCTACATATTCCTCTATCCTGCAAATAACAATCCAAAATCCAAGATTCGCCACAAATTCCACCTCAAAACCGATCGCAATCATCACTCCTCAACACGAATCACAAATCCCACCACTCATCCACTGCGCCAAACATAGCGGCCTTCAGATCAGAACTCGAAGCGGGGGCCACGACTTCGAGGGACTATCTTACGTGTCCCGAGCCCCGTTCGTGATCGTTGATTTGATCAAATTTAGCCAAGTAACGGTCGATGTCGACCACAAAACCGTTTGGGTCGGAGTAGGCGCGACCATCGGTTCTTTATACTACGCGATCTCAGAGAAAAGTCCGGTTCTGGGCTTCCCGGCCGGACTTTGCCCGACCGTGGGGATCGGCGGGCACTTCAGCGGCGGAGGCTACGGGCCAATGATGAGAAAACACGGCATCGCCGCTGACCACGTGATAGATGCGAGAATAGTCGACGTCAACGGCAGAATCCTGGATAGAAAATCAATGGGCGAGGATCTGTTCTGGGCAATCAGAGGCGGCGGTGGGGCCAGCTTCGGCATAATCGTTGACTGGAAGGTGGAATTAGTTGACTTTCCAGAAACAGTCACTGTTTTCAGAGTGAGCAGAACGCTTGAACAGAACGCGACTGGACTCATTCATCGCTGGCAACACGTGGCTCCGAAGCTGGAAAAAGATCTGTTAATCGGGATCATGTTATCCCGAACGAACTCCAATCAATCCAAAAACGGGATGACGGTTGTTGCTTCGTTTTACTCGTTGTTTCTTGGCCCGATCGAAAGGTTGCTCGTAATCATGGAACAGAGCTTCCCAGAGTTAGGGTTAGTGAGAGAAGACTGCAGAGAAACGAGCTGGATACAAGCGATGGTGTTTATATCTGGTGTTCCCATTGAAACTCCGAAGGAAGTTCTGCTCAACAGAACTGATCCCAACACGAGAAGGCCCTTCAAAGGAAAATCAAATTATGTGAAACAACCGATTCCTGAATCTGGCTTGGAAGGGCTATGGAGGCATTTCTTCGAACAAGAAGCTGAATCTGTGCTTTTCTCGATGAATCCTTACGGTGGAAGAATGGCGGAGATCTCTGAATCCGCCATTCCGTTTCCCCATAGAGCTGGCAACTTGTACAAGATGCTGCAGGTGGTTTTCTGGGGAGAGGACGAGAATCGAGATTCTGACAAGTACGTGAAGTGGAGTCGGAGAGTTGACAAGTATTTGACTCCTTATGTTTCGCGGAATCCGAGGGAAGCGTATCTCAACTACAGAGATCTGGATCTCGGAGTCAACGAAGTTGAAGGGGTGACTAGTTATGAAAAGGCTAGTGTTTGGGGGAAGAGATATTTCAAGAACAATTTTGATCGTCTTGTTCGGATTAAGACTCGGGTTGATCCTAAGAATTTCTTTAGGAACGAACAGAGCATTCCGCCTTTGAACTAA